The following coding sequences lie in one Megalodesulfovibrio gigas DSM 1382 = ATCC 19364 genomic window:
- the proC gene encoding pyrroline-5-carboxylate reductase yields the protein MEKTLGCLGCGNMGSAILRGLSGTPGLSLRCFDTDKTKLASLCTGCEVESASSVHDLAEGVDYLLVAIKPHQMHRALADLASRLSPSQVILSIAAGVGLDKLKRWCSGACPVVRVMPNTPAMVQAGMFAVCLDDPDLKDSQKEFVTRTFERLGRVFILDESRFDSFTALAGSGPAYVFYLMEAMVEAGVTMGFPRPQATDMVRCLFSGSAKLAQERPEHLSVLREMVTSPGGTTIAATNVLDRKAVRAALVDAVVAAETRSKELGG from the coding sequence ATGGAAAAGACGCTGGGCTGCCTCGGCTGCGGCAACATGGGTTCTGCCATTCTGCGCGGACTCTCCGGCACGCCGGGGTTGTCCCTGCGCTGTTTCGACACGGACAAAACCAAGCTGGCCAGCCTGTGCACCGGCTGCGAGGTGGAAAGCGCCTCCAGCGTGCACGACCTGGCCGAGGGTGTGGATTATCTGCTCGTGGCCATCAAGCCGCACCAGATGCACCGCGCCCTGGCCGACCTGGCCAGCCGGCTTTCTCCAAGCCAGGTCATCCTCTCCATCGCTGCCGGTGTCGGGCTGGACAAGCTCAAACGCTGGTGCAGCGGCGCCTGCCCGGTGGTGCGAGTGATGCCCAACACCCCGGCCATGGTTCAGGCCGGCATGTTCGCCGTGTGCCTGGACGATCCGGATTTGAAGGATTCGCAAAAGGAATTCGTGACCAGGACCTTCGAACGCCTGGGACGCGTGTTCATCCTGGACGAATCACGCTTCGACAGCTTCACCGCCCTGGCTGGCTCCGGCCCTGCCTATGTCTTCTATCTGATGGAAGCCATGGTGGAAGCCGGCGTGACCATGGGCTTCCCCCGGCCCCAGGCCACAGACATGGTGCGCTGCCTGTTCTCCGGGTCCGCCAAGCTCGCCCAGGAACGGCCCGAACACCTGAGCGTGCTGCGGGAGATGGTCACCTCGCCCGGCGGCACCACCATTGCCGCCACCAATGTTCTGGACCGCAAGGCCGTGCGCGCCGCCCTGGTGGATGCCGTGGTGGCCGCCGAGACCCGCAGCAAGGAATTGGGCGGGTAG